The Rhododendron vialii isolate Sample 1 chromosome 5a, ASM3025357v1 genome contains a region encoding:
- the LOC131326945 gene encoding uncharacterized protein LOC131326945 codes for METKDVDIDHLERGLLSSQNGSPNQAEAEDETVLYTASFGETEENFVKYQTSRWVLCSLLLILAWGIGFFMLLYVPVRRYILRQDIRSRKLYVTPNAVVYKLVRPVPFPCFGVLKKEKHIPLPSVADVVIEQGYLQSLFGVYSVRFENVGVRRSPSDDVRIEGVANPRAFRKAVTTQLSNMRSEAFSRQGSTIEDVPNLRIGPSAAAWMSPSKSFRNDSFSQSGELILLQKLEEVGSSVKRVQSLIEEQHTQTSQSSH; via the exons ATGGAAACAAAAGATGTGGATATCGACCACTTGGAGAGAGGTTTGTTATCGTCACAAAACGGATCGCCAAACCAAGCCGAAGCCGAAGACGAGACGGTTCTTTACACGGCGTCCTTCGGAGAGACAGAGGAGAATTTCGTCAAGTACCAAACGTCCCGGTGGGTGCTTTGCTCGCTGCTCTTGATTTTGGCTTGGGGGATTGGTTTCTTCATGTTGCTCTATGTACCTGTTCGGAGGTATATTCTTCGCCAAGACATCCGCTCCAGGAAGCTCTATGTCACCCCCAATGCTGTTGTCTACAAA TTGGTAAGGCCAGTTCCGTTTCCGTGTTTTGGTGTATTGAAGAAAGAGAAGCACATCCCATTACCTTCAGTTGCTGATGTTGTGATAGAACAAG GATACCTGCAGTCCCTTTTCGGTGTATACTCAGTCAGGTTTGAGAATGTTGGTGTAAGAAGGTCTCCAAGTGATGACGTTCGTATCGAAGGAGTTGCAAATCCTCGTGCTTTTAGGAAG GCTGTTACAACGCAACTTTCAAATATGAGAAGTGAAGCTTTCTCTAGGCAAGGTTCCACTATTGAAGATGTTCCGAATTTGAGGATTGGCCCTTCAGCTGCAGCGTGG ATGTCTCCATCAAAATCTTTCAGGAATGATTCTTTTTCTCAATCAGGAGAGCTAATACTTTTGCAAAAACTAGAGGAGGTTGGCTCTTCCGTAAAG AGAGTACAAAGCTTAATCGAGGAGCAACACACTCAAACATCACAATCTTCACATTGA